The Macrobrachium rosenbergii isolate ZJJX-2024 chromosome 12, ASM4041242v1, whole genome shotgun sequence region ATAATCGGTTCAGACTCTTCAAGAGTTGCACCGTGGCCACCTTAGTGTAAGATCAGACCCTCAAATTGGTAGTGGTGTAGCGCACACCTCatgaaattaaaagtaacttttccttttaaattgaAATCTCCTAACAAAGATgctgcaactgcaaggttttcctcctgttacacctttcaaaccttttactgacaatttccatttcagcgctgaatgacctcataggtcccagtgcttggcctttggcctaaattctatatgtaaTTCAATTcaacagaggaaaataataatgacaataaacaaaaaactgtgaagagggaagaaatcaaatatttattccaataattattatttatagattattgttactgttttatattatgttCAGATGCAAAATAGTCACTTTGAAGGCCTAGTGAATTAAacttatttgaaattaaaaccttaattctaatacagaaataaaactgGCAATTGCTAAGGcctatttcaaaaagaaatgatTCACTAAGACATCATGAGAACTGACTTGAGAATCTCCTacccggtcctggtcgtttcggccgtaagtcacctAGGCCgcaacatccaaaacaatgtaagacgttatgtttatggtatttaccgttatgcttatggtatttaccattattatttcatgttttacgtacatcctcaaggggctggtactaaacacggcgcccattttgcacgtaaacgtgcttacggcctaaatgattTACGGCCGAAAACGACCCGAATGCCTCCTACCAGGACATTTATCATTCTTTATTGCTGctcatttctaaaaataaagttgTAGCTACACAATAACACAATCATAAGAGGTCATGCCATTAATTTTTCCTACAATTTATcaagatatactgtacagcttCAGTTCATATGCGAGTAATTATCTATTTTCGCAAACAACGGTGCCACTTTGGcatgttatctacgcgtcacctactccgaggtgctagtactactgtaaacaccgtatggtaagtGCAAGGCCACTTGGGTAagtgtaaagtagacggccgtacgaagatatcgtttattaacatactaatttgtcgaccacataacatagaaatgggtgtatataatactttgatctccgatgggctagtactaaaagtAGCATCCAGACAACTTCATACAAACAATGACTGATTTCGCCAACAGAATTCTCCACGAACTCCGAAAATAAATCAAACGACGCGTTATTTCAGGCCTGGTGACTCTACTTCCCCTCATTTCTTCATTACTTTCCTGACGCGCACGTGCTGCTGTCGAAAccattaagataaaaagaaaattgaagaagtGTCATCATCCCGCGAGCGTTAAATTAAGTTCTGTGGTGGGGAGCATCCAAGGGAGGTGAACCGGTTTAGGTATATAAGAGCGCCGACTGCCTAATTCGGCAGTTACTTTGGCTTCTGAGGTCTTCCTGGGACAAGTGATGCTCTATTGTCTGTGCACAAGCACACGGCAAAGCTGTAAAATTTCCGTTCATTGCTGTGAAAAATACTGTACTTTGACGGCACAAAACAAGCCTTAAAGAAGTCAAACAAAATCGCCTTTATAGCTGTTTAATCCGTAAACAATTTCTTTTCGTGAGTGcgattattaaaatgattttttaagcTTAAGAATTCTTTGTAACCTTGCGCATTCATAGTTTAATTGTCACCCTAGAGACATCAAACGCAAAGATTAAGGTATCATTAGCGACAAGTATACCAGCAAAAGCAATTGGTTGCCTGGAATTTGTGCAGTTCAGAGAAACTCGCTTTAATGACGATGAGAATCGCCAACCCTCTTGACGTTATACTGGCTCTGCTGGTAAGTTGAAaactcaccttctctctctctctctctctctctctctctctctctctctctctctctctctctctctctctctatatatatatatatatatgtgtgtgtgtgtgtgtgtgtgtgtgtatgaggctTCTTGTAGGTGTATGAAACAGCAAAATTACTGTCGTAGTTTTTGAACAAGAGGTTCATTCGTGATCCACCAGGTCAAGTACGAATATGGTAGTGGccattgctttgtttttcttggtGTCAACCCTAGTtaagggtatatgtatatatatatatatatatatatatatatatatatatatatatatatatatgtgtgtgtgtgtgtgtgtgtgtgtgtcacattgATCCTTTAACTGATTCACCTACTGGAAAGAAAACTCCAACAGCACTTTGTAAAACTACGTCAAAGACTAATCAATCGCTACtctgccctgtgtgtgtgtgtgtcacacatttCCATCTTGCACGCACTCTCTACTTCCAGGATATGGAAGCACTCCCGGTATCTTTACTACTTCGTATTCTCTTTTCTGTTGAGAGTTTCAGATTACACAGACTTTTCCccattcattcttcttctgctACATCTTCATCGTATCCatgcatttctcattttttcaaacTAGTTACTTCACATACACGTGTAGCCAGTTCATTGCAATAACTCCCATATTGtctcctttctttttaaaaaacaaacttcacACTCCGTTTTGAAGCATACTCCTCCAATCATCTGTTGTATGTCCTACTTTCTCAACTGGGACCGTACCAtacattttccataaaatatatctCTGATATATTTGATAGTCCGCTTTTGCAGGTTTCGGTGAGGCGTGAGGAATAGCATTGCTGAGTCTTTTTTTCTGCAGAAAAATATACCTTATTACTTTtcgtgattttgattttaaattacaGCTAAACTTTGTGTTATATGGAAATAGCAATATTGCATACTTTCACAACTGTTTTGGGTTTGTGCTCGAAGAGATAGGTCTAATGGCAGACATGGTGAAAAAATAGTTCTTGCATTTGACGAAATCTTTTACTGTTTCCTCTTCTcgtcctctctgtctgtctgtccatttaAACTTTATCTACCAAGTTTTGTACTTGTCATTCTTCTTGGGAACTTAAGCTGTTTTAGCCTATCTATACGAAGGGCGGTCACTCAGTCTTTctgaaaaattgttttccttttattacttataaagtacTAAAAGTTTCACCCAGTCCATACATTCTAGAACCTATACTACTGatatatgctaattttttttcgcttttgACATTTCAACATTTGCCAAGCAGACGTTAGACTATTAGCAAACAATCTGTgtttggttcttcttcttccatctcacaAGGATATCACAACAACAGGCTTATACTGAAGAAGATAAGAAAAATCATGCATCACATGATTTGTCATGTCGATGAATCAGTAAAACGTGGCACAATAAAAGATAACAGTCAAACCATATTCATCGGCAAGACGTTTTTGAACCAAATCTGCCATGTATCTCTGAAAACAAAAGGACTGAGAGTGAAGATACATGGTACTTAATATAATAGTACCAGTATTTCCAGACTAATTTAGCCTGATTTGTCATGACAGACTGCCGAATCGCTGTGCCTCCCCTAATATATGAAAACAAGGatctttattaacttttttaggGTAGACCATAATTAAACGGTAAGATTAGAGTTTTCACACTCCAATGAACGTTCCTGAGCTAGCCGGGGAGAAATCCTTTTCAAAAGAATCAACAGAACACAGAACAATCGGGCAATGATGTCATTtgacaaaaacaatgaaaggagCGATTCCAGATTTCCTGAAGAATGAAGAAATCGTGAGGAAGCAGGACCATGGATAGCCAGGGATGTGGCCGGTGGACGAAGCTCCAGCATTTGATAAACTCGCTTGCTGCTCTATCAGTCTTTAGAAATGTCCTGGAGGAACCTTTTTAACTTATCCCGCAAAGTGTCgaatgtaaaattcttaaaatacctTCAGCCAGGTACTTATAAAACTGAGCCTAATAGCCTTCTGGTGAGATCTTCCTAGAAGGCAAATGAGCATCTATCCCATTTATTAATGATTCTGCTATGTGATGGCCTAGACCACCAGCTCTGCCCTGAAATACTGATAGGGCTTATAGTATTCACTATGAatactaaaaacaatatttattatcatGATTTTCGATgaattcttagtttttttatatgaaagggGAACTAATGATGGCGACCTATAAAATTTCAAGAACGAAGTATCATCATAAACTCGACTAGATAACATGTTGAGGGAAGGGCTTATGAAATTTGTAAGGAACGTATAAAGTCAAAACGAATAGGCCGAATTTCTTCTCTTGACTGTTGTTTGGATTCTTgatccctcccttccccaccacaaccccccacaaaaaaaaaaaaaaaaaacctgtggaAAAAACTCAGTGATGTGAAATTGTTACCGAAAATAAAAGGTCACATTGAGGTGAAAAATGGAGTACAGATTTTTGGAAGAAATTTAAACAATATAACACATAACTTTAGTTTTACTCTTAAGTTCATATGTTGTGTAATTTATTAGTCTCTTTTTCCTAATTTGTATTATAATAAATCTAATCTTCCCATAGGTAACCGTCACCCTGCCGAGCAGCAAAGCAATCTTCGAGCATATTCAGGTAGGCCTATGTTTCATTACAACCTGCTCCACGAAAGGGATTTATCATTGCCCTTAACAGGTTTATACACTAAGTGAATAGAATTTACAAAGGGGctttatatatgatatgcatTTGTTCATCTAAGAGTaggtatttacacacacacacacacatacacatatattcagcTGAGGCCAAGGGAAtattgtaccttgaaaatgtgttgaaaataacacgaaagttcttagtattttctttcatttttcctgtggccGTAGCTGAATAGATTGTCACACACTATTAAGTGACATATAAGcatcccccacacacacatatatataagtatttatacacAGTTTGTCACTAATTTTCATACCTTAAAATTTTAagcaacaaatacaaaattttttttacctaaataatTGGCAGCCAAAGAGAACTACATAAGATAAGGGTGCTTAACCAGactgggattcgaacccatgctcTCAGGAATGGTGCATGGTCAACGGTGGACTCGATGGACTGAGCCATTGATATATATAGGTATGAGTACAGTTGATTAGAATATACCTTtgtaggaaaaaaggaaaggaagaagatttaaTAGCAGAAATGAAGCCATTGGTAAACAGAAGCCGGAGAATAGTGACAGCAGTAGTACTAGTATCAGTAGCAGCTTTTATTTAGCAACAAtagttgcttttatttattatatgggGAGAAAGAAGCATTATTTTTGCTTGTCTGCAATGTGAAAGCTTCTCACAATCACGAATCGACAGGGAGGTGAGTCTGATCTCACGAATCATCGTGTCCAGTAGTTGTGATGGGAATTTCAGAGTGCGATGACCGTGTTGCGTAATTTCATGTGTAATTTCCTATCAAAATTCCATCATTTTCAAGTTTGTTCAGCTCTTGTTAATGTTATGAGCACCGTATGACTGAAATTAAACTCCGAAGTAATATGAGACTAGCTAAACTGATTCTGACaaggaaatttataaaatggcattttctcattttattgtgTATGTGGTATTCATATTTTGTCTTCTCGCAAGTCTAttttatatgtgtaaatgtgttcACGTAAGTAGGTACACAATAAAAGGcataaacaaatatgtattttGCGCAAATGCACGAAACTGAACTCACAGTGTCACAAAAATGAAAGTTTCCTTTCAGAGCTGGAAAACAATCCATTCCAAGACctgaatttacttattttcttgtgACATAGGTTGGAATCAACATGGGGACGAAACGCACTAAACTTCCCTACTGCATGGCGCCAGAATTACAACTGACCTACAATTTGTTCGTGGATTACTTTGACACGACCGGGCCTTGCTTGAAACCCGACGGGACACAAGTGCACACTTTCTGGAACAACCATCAGCCACATGACTCGGACAATTTCGCAACTTTTAGCGCCATTTGCATCAAACTGCCGAAAATTTGCCATCTCCTGAAGCGCCAACGgtaatttctctcattctctctctctctctcgtctaaggTATTTAACGAGGaaggaaataatataatacatagaGCGGAAGTACTGTAGAAAGATAcctacagtttctctctctagatttaagagcttaaAAGATTGTGTTAGAAATTTGCCATTGAGTCACTGattcatcttattttatttttacttattaatagaAGTTGTAGACCAACGTCTGTAATATGATAATACGCTCACTGAGAAACTATGAGAGAGACAAAGAGTTCTGTTTCCTAAAATCATATATAAGCATTTCGAAGGGATGACTTCAAACCTTGTCGACTAATTGCCAAACTCGCACCACCACTAAATCCATCCagaattcagtttattttcagttaGACCTTTCTCTAAGGACTCGACCTCTGACTTATCCAGAAAATGGACCTTTTAGCACGACGACAACACACACCAAGGAGACACGTGACCACCCAAACGACTGTTAAGTCTATTTGAGATTAAGGTAAGATTTCTATTCCTAGAAGCGAGCGCAGTTTCACGGATGTGGGGCAGCGAGTGGTCGACTCCATGAAGAATAACATGCACTACCTCTATAGTCTGTTGACTGGTAAGGATTCATCATTGCCTCATGATCAGGTGTTGGTAAGTAGTCACTCCTTGGAACTTGTTTTCTATCCTTCACCTATGAACGAtgaaattgaatggtattttttcatcattgttaGGTTATTGTCATGAGTGTATATTAAATTTACGTCAATCTCTTTTTCACAAAGACGTCTCGTTTCGCAACGGTTGAGCCGGCCGACAAAGCAAATTACATCGATTGCAAACATAAAAGGTGAGTATTCGCAAACGTCAGAGGACCTTGTATTCTACTGTAAttgtttcagatattttatattgtgcgcattttatataagtttttaacccccttttttttgcgATTCTCTGCCATTTTAGCTGCGTTCACCATGGTATAGATCTGTGTGAGACTATAGAAGACGTTGCTTTCCCAGTGGTTGGTAGGTCCGCCATTACGAATGCATCCGTAACCATCTTACAAGATTATCCAGAAAGAGTTCAGCCCATTTTCTTCAGAAAATGCAAGTAAGTGGAAagcatgtaaataaaattggaagatagaaatgatgcagaaattaaaataaaaatggggcAAGGCATGGGTGGATTTCTACAGTAATTTTAGTTAATATATC contains the following coding sequences:
- the LOC136843852 gene encoding uncharacterized protein; the encoded protein is MTMRIANPLDVILALLVTVTLPSSKAIFEHIQVGINMGTKRTKLPYCMAPELQLTYNLFVDYFDTTGPCLKPDGTQVHTFWNNHQPHDSDNFATFSAICIKLPKICHLLKRQRSERSFTDVGQRVVDSMKNNMHYLYSLLTGKDSSLPHDQVLTSRFATVEPADKANYIDCKHKSCVHHGIDLCETIEDVAFPVVGRSAITNASVTILQDYPERVQPIFFRKCKVYKSQVVYGHCLQEYLPVSVYVSSTYDTEVLSQDFVMVESGCRVVADITVPEYGPKVEGFLGSPVPIYVGTGWERQANETWLSSNHSEVGLEPASSAEDLPARNKTGDPLLGLGMRRISDRRLF